A DNA window from Deltaproteobacteria bacterium contains the following coding sequences:
- the secA gene encoding preprotein translocase subunit SecA gives MLQSALRKVFGTKNDRELKRIVPLVERANQLEKTVVGLSDAALAARTAGFRERLANGEALDALLPEAFATVREAARRTLGQRHYDVQLIGGVALHEGRIAEMKTGEGKTLVATLPAYLNALTGRGVHIVTVNDYLARRDAEWMGQVHRFLGLHVGVIVHDLSDSERQAAYGADITYGTNNEYGFDYLRDNMKRALQYCVQRELHYAIVDEVDSILIDEARTPLIISGPSEENTQVYAIADRVVRQLVAGTKGDVNKGVEETGEFWFDEKDHVAALTEQGVHRVEQLLRIDNLYDPEMLPLNHAVQQALSAHALKKIDVDYVVKPGEDGKPEVVIVDEFTGRLMPGRRWSDGLHQAVEAKEGIAVRSENQTLASITFQNYFRMYDKLSGMTGTADTEAPEFAKIYDLEVLVIPSNRPLVRDDLADLIYKSKREKFDAVIQDIQERHAKGQPVLVGTIAIETSEMFSAKLKRAGVRHNVLNAKHHEREAEIVAQAGAKGAVTISTNMAGRGTDIVLGGNAEYLALAKCGHDRNHAEFAHWQAHFESLCAAEREEVVGAGGLHIIGTERHESRRIDNQLRGRSGRQGDPGSTRFYLSLEDDLLRLFGSERIQGWMERLGLEEGEAIEHRWVTRAIENAQKKVEARNFDVRKHLLEYDDVMNKQRQAFYGRRRVALASEEVHDEVLDMVEGVLVGQLGDHWPDKGEPEPEQVAALARLVEAQYGVPFDPAQAPFRRPDGSLPEREELGRAVLDRLLAALAEKEQRWDALRARYPQVGLISHRQLERDVLLRTLDRLWKDHLYGMDALRDGIRFRGYAQRDPKVEYAREGFELFEEMNQRIDTLVTEEVFKVWIDEARLEQAARTVAAPAPPAPAGAALSAAAPAPAGPARTGLGSPLAGDRARAMPTAGKPAAAAKVGRNDPCPCGSGKKFKRCCGA, from the coding sequence ATGCTCCAGTCCGCACTCCGCAAGGTCTTCGGGACCAAGAACGACCGCGAGCTGAAGCGGATCGTGCCGCTCGTCGAGCGCGCGAACCAGCTCGAGAAGACCGTCGTCGGGCTCTCGGACGCGGCGCTCGCGGCCCGCACCGCCGGCTTCCGCGAGCGGCTCGCCAACGGCGAGGCGCTCGACGCGCTCCTGCCCGAGGCCTTCGCGACCGTGCGCGAGGCGGCCCGCCGCACGCTCGGCCAGCGCCACTACGACGTCCAGCTGATCGGCGGCGTGGCGCTCCACGAGGGCCGGATCGCCGAGATGAAGACCGGCGAGGGCAAGACGCTGGTCGCGACGCTGCCCGCCTACCTGAACGCGCTCACCGGCCGCGGCGTGCACATCGTCACCGTGAACGACTACCTGGCCCGGCGCGACGCCGAGTGGATGGGCCAGGTGCACCGCTTCCTCGGCCTCCACGTCGGCGTGATCGTCCACGACCTCTCGGACAGCGAGCGCCAGGCCGCCTACGGGGCCGACATCACCTACGGCACCAACAACGAGTACGGCTTCGACTACCTGCGCGACAACATGAAGCGCGCGCTCCAGTACTGCGTACAGCGCGAGCTGCACTACGCGATCGTGGACGAGGTGGACTCGATCCTGATCGACGAGGCGCGCACGCCGCTGATCATCTCGGGCCCGTCGGAGGAGAACACCCAGGTCTACGCGATCGCCGACCGCGTGGTGCGCCAGCTCGTGGCCGGCACCAAGGGCGACGTCAACAAGGGCGTCGAGGAGACCGGCGAGTTCTGGTTCGACGAGAAGGACCACGTGGCGGCGCTCACCGAGCAGGGCGTGCACCGGGTCGAGCAGCTCCTGCGGATCGACAACCTCTACGACCCCGAGATGCTCCCGCTCAACCACGCGGTCCAGCAGGCGCTCTCCGCCCACGCGCTCAAGAAGATCGACGTCGACTACGTCGTGAAGCCGGGCGAGGACGGCAAGCCCGAGGTGGTGATCGTCGACGAGTTCACCGGCCGGCTGATGCCGGGCCGGCGCTGGTCCGACGGCCTGCACCAGGCGGTGGAGGCCAAGGAGGGCATCGCGGTCCGCAGCGAGAACCAGACCCTCGCCTCGATCACCTTCCAGAACTACTTCCGCATGTACGACAAGCTCTCGGGCATGACCGGCACCGCCGATACCGAGGCGCCCGAGTTCGCGAAGATCTACGACCTCGAGGTCCTCGTCATCCCGAGCAACCGGCCGCTGGTGCGCGACGACCTCGCCGACCTCATCTACAAGAGCAAGCGCGAGAAGTTCGACGCGGTGATCCAGGACATCCAGGAGCGCCATGCCAAGGGCCAGCCGGTCCTGGTCGGCACGATCGCGATCGAGACCTCCGAGATGTTCTCGGCCAAGCTCAAGCGCGCCGGCGTCCGGCACAACGTGTTGAACGCGAAGCACCACGAGCGCGAGGCCGAGATCGTCGCGCAGGCGGGCGCGAAGGGCGCCGTCACGATCTCGACCAACATGGCCGGCCGCGGCACCGACATCGTGCTCGGCGGCAACGCCGAGTACCTGGCGCTCGCCAAGTGCGGGCACGACCGCAACCACGCCGAGTTCGCGCACTGGCAGGCGCACTTCGAGAGCCTGTGCGCGGCCGAGCGCGAGGAGGTGGTGGGGGCCGGCGGCCTCCACATCATCGGCACCGAGCGGCACGAGAGCCGCCGCATCGACAACCAGCTGCGGGGCCGGTCGGGCCGCCAGGGCGACCCCGGCTCGACCCGCTTCTACCTTTCGCTCGAGGACGACCTGCTGCGCCTGTTCGGCTCCGAGCGGATCCAGGGCTGGATGGAGCGGCTCGGGCTCGAGGAGGGCGAGGCGATCGAGCACCGCTGGGTGACGCGCGCGATCGAGAACGCCCAGAAGAAGGTCGAGGCGCGCAACTTCGACGTCCGCAAGCACCTGCTCGAGTACGACGACGTGATGAACAAGCAGCGCCAGGCCTTCTACGGCCGGCGCCGCGTCGCGCTCGCGAGCGAGGAGGTGCACGACGAGGTCCTCGACATGGTCGAGGGCGTGCTGGTCGGGCAGCTCGGCGACCACTGGCCCGACAAGGGCGAGCCGGAGCCCGAGCAGGTGGCCGCGCTGGCCCGGCTCGTCGAGGCCCAGTACGGGGTGCCCTTCGACCCCGCGCAGGCGCCGTTCCGCAGGCCCGACGGCTCACTGCCCGAGCGCGAGGAGCTCGGCCGCGCGGTGCTCGACCGGCTGCTCGCGGCGCTCGCCGAGAAGGAGCAGCGCTGGGACGCGCTGCGCGCGCGCTACCCGCAGGTGGGCCTGATCAGCCACCGCCAGCTCGAGCGCGACGTGCTCCTGCGCACCCTCGACCGGCTCTGGAAGGACCACCTCTACGGGATGGACGCGCTGCGTGACGGCATCCGCTTCCGCGGCTACGCCCAGCGCGACCCGAAGGTCGAGTACGCGCGCGAGGGCTTCGAGCTCTTCGAGGAGATGAACCAGCGCATCGACACCCTGGTGACCGAGGAGGTCTTCAAGGTGTGGATCGACGAGGCGCGCCTCGAGCAGGCCGCCCGGACGGTCGCGGCGCCGGCGCCACCGGCACCGGCGGGCGCCGCGCTGTCGGCCGCGGCACCGGCGCCGGCCGGGCCCGCGCGCACCGGGCTCGGCTCGCCCCTCGCCGGCGATCGCGCGCGGGCGATGCCGACCGCCGGCAAGCCGGCGGCCGCCGCCAAGGTGGGCCGCAACGACCCGTGCCCGTGCGGGAGCGGCAAGAAGTTCAAGCGCTGCTGCGGAGCCTGA
- the argJ gene encoding bifunctional glutamate N-acetyltransferase/amino-acid acetyltransferase ArgJ, translated as MKPSCVVPGFRAAGIRCGIKRRGPDLMLIASEVPAAAAGVFTRSTVVGAPVALSRERVRRGRAHAVVANSGCSNVAMGARGLADARAMSAAAARALGCAPAEVLVASTGVIGQPLPLARIERGLPQAARALRADGLPDAARAIMTTDTVPKLAAVRLRIDGRPVTLAGIAKGAGMIEPDVATMLSFLLTDAAVAPPLLRRLLRRAANRSYNRVTIDGEGSTSDTVLLLANGRAGNPLLRDPASAGAERLAGALGELCEELARAIARDGEGATRLVTVRITGARSAAEAERAAKRVANSVLVKTALFGGDPNWGRILQTIGAGRIAIRLARAEVRLGGVPVFRAGASTGPAARARAGRALRAPEVDVAVELGAGRHAATVWTCDLSYDYVRINAEYTT; from the coding sequence ATGAAACCTTCCTGCGTCGTGCCGGGCTTCCGCGCGGCGGGCATCCGCTGCGGGATCAAGCGCCGCGGCCCCGACCTGATGCTGATCGCGAGCGAGGTGCCCGCCGCCGCCGCCGGCGTGTTCACGCGCTCGACGGTGGTGGGCGCGCCGGTGGCGCTGTCGCGCGAGCGGGTGCGGCGCGGGCGCGCGCACGCGGTCGTCGCGAACAGCGGCTGCTCGAACGTGGCGATGGGGGCGCGCGGGCTCGCCGACGCGCGGGCGATGAGCGCGGCGGCGGCGCGCGCGCTCGGCTGCGCGCCGGCCGAGGTGCTGGTCGCCTCGACGGGCGTGATCGGGCAGCCGCTGCCGCTCGCGCGGATCGAGCGCGGGCTCCCGCAGGCCGCGCGGGCGCTGCGTGCCGACGGCCTCCCGGACGCCGCGCGCGCCATCATGACGACCGACACGGTGCCCAAGCTCGCCGCCGTGCGCCTGCGCATCGACGGGCGGCCCGTCACCCTGGCCGGCATCGCCAAGGGCGCCGGCATGATCGAGCCCGACGTCGCCACCATGCTCTCCTTCCTGCTCACCGACGCCGCGGTCGCCCCCCCGCTGCTGCGGCGCCTGCTCCGGCGCGCGGCGAACCGGAGCTACAACCGGGTCACGATCGACGGCGAAGGCTCGACCAGCGACACCGTGCTGCTGCTCGCCAACGGGCGCGCCGGGAACCCGCTGCTGCGCGACCCGGCGAGCGCCGGCGCCGAGCGGCTGGCGGGCGCGCTCGGCGAGCTGTGCGAGGAGCTGGCCCGCGCGATCGCGCGCGACGGCGAGGGCGCGACCCGGCTCGTCACGGTGCGCATCACCGGCGCGCGCAGCGCGGCGGAGGCGGAGCGGGCCGCCAAGCGCGTAGCCAACTCGGTGCTCGTGAAGACCGCGCTCTTCGGCGGCGACCCGAACTGGGGCCGCATCCTCCAGACGATCGGCGCCGGCCGCATCGCGATCCGCCTCGCGCGGGCCGAGGTCCGGCTCGGCGGGGTGCCGGTGTTCCGCGCCGGCGCCTCCACGGGCCCCGCGGCACGGGCCCGGGCGGGGCGCGCGCTGCGCGCCCCGGAGGTCGATGTGGCGGTGGAGCTCGGCGCCGGCCGCCACGCCGCCACGGTCTGGACCTGCGACCTCTCCTACGACTACGTGCGCATCAACGCCGAGTACACCACCTGA
- the rpsB gene encoding 30S ribosomal protein S2 has product MAESTPPGAVTPGSHPSPDPNPLPSPAAAPSEMAAAMADGLQVAPLSVRSLLEAGAHFGHQTHRWNPRMKPFIFGERNGVHILDLDQTLERFREALEFVRETAAEGGKVLFVGTKRQAAPSVQTEAGRASQLFVNNRWLGGTLTNFRTVRKSLDRFKELLEILGSEEQSAELSKKERSRISREADRHRKGLDGLREMNRLPAAMFVVDVKREHIAVSEAQRLGIPIVAVVDSNCDPDGIDFVIPGNDDATRAIQLYCHHVAEACLEGAQLHEERVRSEASADSGARRAEEGAGPATGRVVVEIKQPPRRGRGAGRGGRGGTRSAGGERSESGTASAGGTSESDGA; this is encoded by the coding sequence ATGGCGGAGAGCACTCCGCCGGGCGCGGTGACGCCCGGCTCCCACCCGAGCCCCGACCCGAATCCCCTCCCGAGCCCGGCCGCCGCTCCCTCGGAGATGGCCGCCGCGATGGCCGACGGCCTCCAGGTGGCCCCGCTCAGCGTGCGCTCGCTGCTCGAGGCGGGGGCCCACTTCGGGCACCAGACCCATCGCTGGAACCCGCGCATGAAGCCGTTCATCTTCGGCGAGCGCAACGGGGTCCACATCCTCGACCTCGACCAGACCCTCGAGCGCTTCCGCGAGGCGCTCGAGTTCGTGCGCGAGACGGCGGCCGAGGGTGGCAAGGTGCTCTTCGTCGGCACCAAGCGGCAGGCGGCGCCGTCGGTGCAGACCGAGGCGGGTCGCGCGAGCCAGCTCTTCGTGAACAACCGCTGGCTCGGCGGCACGCTCACCAACTTCCGTACCGTCCGCAAATCGCTCGACCGCTTCAAGGAGCTGCTCGAGATCCTCGGCAGCGAGGAGCAGTCCGCCGAGCTCAGCAAGAAGGAGCGCTCGCGGATCTCGCGCGAGGCGGACCGCCATCGCAAGGGCCTCGACGGCCTGCGCGAGATGAACCGGCTGCCCGCCGCGATGTTCGTCGTCGACGTGAAGCGCGAGCACATCGCGGTGTCGGAGGCACAGCGCCTCGGCATCCCGATCGTCGCGGTGGTGGACAGCAACTGCGACCCGGACGGGATCGACTTCGTGATCCCCGGCAACGACGACGCGACCCGGGCGATCCAGCTCTATTGCCACCACGTGGCGGAGGCCTGTCTCGAGGGCGCCCAGCTCCACGAGGAGCGGGTGCGCTCGGAGGCCAGTGCGGACTCGGGCGCCCGGCGCGCCGAGGAGGGTGCGGGGCCGGCGACCGGACGCGTGGTCGTGGAGATCAAGCAGCCGCCGCGGCGCGGGCGCGGCGCCGGCCGCGGCGGGCGCGGCGGCACGCGCAGCGCCGGCGGCGAGCGCAGCGAGAGCGGCACCGCGTCGGCCGGTGGAACCAGCGAGAGCGACGGCGCCTAG
- the tsf gene encoding translation elongation factor Ts: protein MAEISAAAVKDLRDRTGAGMMDCKKALADAAGDLEKATTLLRERGLAKAAKREGRETAEGTVALALAGEAGALVELGCETDFVARTDDFQRIARGVAEAAARDAGAGTVEGLSAAALEGETVAARIAAAAGKLGENVVLKRVARLAVPGGLVGGYVHAGGKLGVLVGLATAARGAGAEALAKDVAMHVAAADPSPVAVDRAGVPADLVQRERELFMKQAAQSGKPEKVIDKIVEGRVNKFYAEVVLLEQPFVKDPDRTIRELLERSGKELGGPVAVTAFVRFRLGADGHS from the coding sequence GTGGCGGAGATCTCGGCGGCGGCGGTGAAGGACCTGCGGGACCGGACCGGCGCGGGCATGATGGACTGCAAGAAGGCCCTGGCGGACGCAGCGGGCGACCTCGAGAAGGCGACCACCCTGCTGCGCGAGCGCGGGCTCGCGAAGGCGGCCAAGCGCGAGGGCCGCGAGACGGCCGAGGGCACCGTGGCGCTGGCGCTCGCGGGCGAGGCCGGCGCGCTCGTCGAGCTCGGCTGCGAGACCGACTTCGTGGCGCGCACCGACGACTTCCAGCGCATCGCGCGTGGGGTGGCCGAGGCGGCCGCGCGCGACGCCGGGGCCGGCACGGTCGAGGGCCTGTCGGCCGCGGCGCTGGAGGGGGAGACGGTGGCGGCACGGATCGCCGCCGCCGCCGGCAAGCTCGGAGAGAACGTGGTGCTCAAGCGGGTCGCGCGGCTCGCCGTACCGGGTGGGCTCGTGGGCGGCTACGTGCACGCGGGCGGCAAGCTCGGGGTCCTGGTGGGTCTCGCCACCGCGGCGCGCGGTGCGGGTGCCGAGGCGCTCGCCAAGGACGTCGCCATGCACGTGGCGGCGGCCGATCCCTCGCCGGTCGCGGTCGACCGCGCCGGCGTGCCGGCCGATCTGGTGCAGCGCGAGCGCGAGCTGTTCATGAAGCAGGCCGCCCAGAGCGGCAAGCCCGAGAAGGTGATCGACAAGATCGTCGAGGGCCGGGTCAACAAGTTCTACGCGGAGGTGGTGCTGCTCGAGCAGCCCTTCGTGAAGGACCCCGACCGGACGATCCGGGAGCTGCTCGAGCGCAGCGGCAAGGAGCTCGGGGGACCGGTGGCCGTGACCGCCTTCGTGCGGTTCCGGCTGGGGGCGGACGGCCATTCCTGA
- the pyrH gene encoding UMP kinase has protein sequence MPDGDGKAAHRRIVIKLSGEGLAGENGFGIAPGVIRGIAEEIRDVHALGVEIAIVIGGGNIIRGVSAASQGMDRATADYMGMLAGVINGVALQDALERAGEVPTRVLSALEIQEVAEPYIRRRAIRHLEKGRIVIFAAGTGNPYFTTDTAAALRAAEVHADLIMKATRVDGVYSADPEKDAAATRYERLSFEEAIQRNLQFMDQTAIQLCRENRVPIVVFDMTVPGNIRKVVCGERVGTRVGD, from the coding sequence ATTCCTGACGGGGACGGCAAGGCGGCCCATCGCCGGATCGTGATCAAGCTCTCCGGCGAGGGCCTCGCCGGCGAGAACGGCTTCGGGATCGCCCCGGGCGTGATCCGGGGCATCGCCGAGGAGATCCGCGACGTCCACGCGCTCGGCGTCGAGATCGCGATCGTGATCGGCGGCGGCAACATCATCCGCGGCGTGTCGGCGGCCTCGCAGGGCATGGACCGCGCCACCGCCGACTACATGGGCATGCTGGCCGGCGTCATCAACGGCGTGGCGCTCCAGGACGCCCTCGAGCGCGCCGGGGAGGTCCCGACCCGGGTGCTCTCCGCGCTCGAGATCCAGGAGGTGGCGGAGCCCTACATCCGCCGCCGCGCGATCCGGCACCTCGAGAAGGGCCGCATCGTGATCTTCGCGGCCGGCACCGGCAACCCCTACTTCACGACCGACACCGCGGCCGCCCTGCGCGCGGCCGAGGTCCACGCCGACCTCATCATGAAGGCGACCCGGGTCGACGGCGTGTACAGCGCCGACCCCGAGAAGGACGCCGCCGCGACGCGCTACGAGCGGCTCTCCTTCGAGGAGGCGATCCAGCGCAACCTGCAGTTCATGGACCAGACCGCGATCCAGCTCTGTCGCGAGAACCGGGTGCCGATCGTGGTGTTCGACATGACCGTGCCCGGCAACATCCGCAAGGTCGTGTGCGGCGAGCGCGTGGGCACGCGCGTCGGCGACTAG
- the frr gene encoding ribosome recycling factor yields MAGGVEGVIAHAKDEMEKSVHHLKEDLRKVRTGRANPALLDGIRVDYYGTPTPLNKLANLSAPDPRTIVISPFDRGVLSAIEKAIQASDLGLSPNNDGKLIRCPVPPLTEQRRKELVKLVKKTSEHHKLGVREARREALAALKQLEADGDLPSDDRARAEKRVQGLTDDFVKQIDGQADQKEQEILQV; encoded by the coding sequence ATGGCCGGTGGCGTCGAAGGCGTGATCGCGCACGCGAAGGACGAGATGGAGAAGTCGGTCCATCACCTGAAGGAGGACCTGCGCAAGGTCCGTACCGGGCGCGCCAACCCGGCGCTCCTCGACGGGATCCGGGTGGACTACTACGGCACGCCCACGCCGCTCAACAAGCTCGCGAACCTGAGCGCGCCCGACCCCCGCACGATCGTGATCTCGCCCTTCGACCGCGGCGTGCTGTCGGCGATCGAGAAGGCGATCCAGGCCTCGGACCTGGGACTCTCGCCGAACAACGACGGCAAGCTGATCCGCTGCCCCGTGCCGCCGCTCACCGAGCAGCGGCGCAAGGAGCTGGTGAAGCTCGTCAAGAAGACCTCCGAGCACCACAAGCTCGGCGTGCGCGAGGCGCGCCGGGAGGCGCTCGCGGCGCTCAAGCAGCTGGAGGCGGACGGGGATCTGCCGAGCGACGACCGGGCGCGGGCCGAGAAGCGGGTCCAGGGCCTGACCGACGACTTCGTGAAGCAGATCGACGGACAGGCCGACCAGAAGGAGCAGGAGATCCTGCAGGTCTGA
- a CDS encoding isoprenyl transferase, with the protein MQEERIRPDAVPRHVAIIMDGNGRWAERRGLDRIEGHRAGIESVRAVVRAAHELGVGQLTLYAFSTENWNRPKGEVDALMGLLEHYLDAELAELQRNRIRLRAMGRLERLPASVRAKLDHAICSTRDNSEMVVLFALSYGGRTEIVDAARRIAREAEQGKLDPEQIDEKVFAAYLYQPDLPEPDLLIRTGGESRISNFLLWQIAYSEIHVTDVMWPDFRKNDLVEAILSYQNRERRYGLTSAQVRRDGGGEP; encoded by the coding sequence ATGCAGGAAGAGCGCATTCGACCCGACGCCGTTCCGCGTCACGTGGCCATCATCATGGATGGCAACGGACGTTGGGCCGAGCGCCGCGGACTCGATCGCATCGAGGGCCACCGGGCGGGCATCGAATCGGTGCGCGCCGTGGTCCGCGCAGCCCACGAGCTCGGCGTCGGCCAGCTCACCCTGTACGCGTTCTCGACCGAGAACTGGAACCGCCCGAAGGGCGAGGTCGACGCGCTGATGGGGCTCCTCGAGCACTACCTCGACGCCGAGCTCGCCGAGCTCCAGCGCAACCGCATCCGCCTGCGCGCCATGGGCCGGCTCGAGCGGCTCCCGGCGTCCGTGCGGGCGAAGCTCGACCATGCGATCTGCAGCACCCGCGACAACAGCGAGATGGTGGTGCTCTTCGCACTCTCCTACGGAGGCCGCACGGAGATCGTCGACGCCGCGCGCCGGATCGCCCGCGAGGCCGAGCAGGGCAAGCTCGACCCCGAGCAGATCGACGAGAAGGTGTTCGCAGCCTATCTCTACCAGCCGGACCTGCCCGAGCCGGACCTGCTGATCCGCACCGGCGGCGAGTCGCGCATCTCGAACTTCCTGCTCTGGCAGATCGCCTACTCCGAGATCCACGTGACGGACGTGATGTGGCCGGACTTCCGCAAGAACGACCTGGTCGAGGCGATCCTCTCCTACCAGAACCGCGAGCGGCGCTACGGGCTCACCTCGGCGCAGGTGCGCCGCGACGGCGGGGGCGAGCCGTGA
- a CDS encoding 1-deoxy-D-xylulose-5-phosphate reductoisomerase: MKRLVVLGATGSIGERTLAVAEAFPERFRVSALAAGRRVGKLAEQVRRLRPELVAVADAEAAGALRAALGAEAPKIEWGEAGLEAVAVHDADLVMSALVGAVGLRPTLAAIHAGRDVALANKEVLVMAGALVLREARARGVRLLPVDSEHSAIFQALAGQRREDLRRIVLTASGGPFRTWPAARIAAAGVEQALAHPNWTMGPKISIDSATLMNKGLEVIEARWLFDLPPERVDVVVHPQSVVHSLVEMNDGSWLAQLGVPDMRAPIAVALAWPERLPLLDAGGPLADLARLDLAAAARLDFEAPDRERFPCLGLAYAALAAGEAAPAVLNAANEAAVAAFLAGRIAFPEIAATNAALLEAYGARSSGGALRDVGDVLEADAWARARARERLGAGEPPG; this comes from the coding sequence GTGAAGCGGCTCGTGGTCCTCGGTGCGACCGGCAGCATCGGCGAGCGGACGCTGGCCGTGGCGGAGGCGTTCCCGGAGCGCTTCCGCGTGAGCGCCCTTGCCGCGGGTCGCCGGGTCGGGAAGCTCGCCGAGCAGGTGCGCCGGCTGCGGCCCGAGCTCGTGGCAGTGGCCGACGCCGAGGCGGCCGGCGCGCTGCGCGCAGCGCTCGGCGCCGAGGCGCCGAAGATCGAGTGGGGCGAGGCGGGCCTCGAGGCGGTCGCCGTCCATGACGCGGACCTGGTGATGTCGGCGCTGGTAGGCGCCGTCGGGCTGCGCCCGACGCTCGCGGCGATCCACGCCGGCCGCGACGTCGCGCTCGCCAACAAGGAGGTGCTGGTGATGGCCGGCGCGCTGGTGCTGCGCGAGGCACGGGCGCGCGGCGTACGCCTGCTGCCCGTCGACAGCGAGCACAGCGCGATCTTCCAGGCGCTGGCCGGCCAGCGCCGCGAGGACCTGCGCCGGATCGTGCTGACCGCCTCCGGGGGGCCGTTCCGCACCTGGCCCGCCGCCCGCATCGCGGCCGCCGGCGTCGAGCAGGCGCTCGCCCACCCGAACTGGACGATGGGCCCGAAGATCAGCATCGATTCGGCGACGCTCATGAACAAGGGGCTCGAGGTGATCGAGGCGCGCTGGCTCTTCGACCTGCCGCCCGAGCGGGTGGACGTGGTCGTGCACCCGCAGTCGGTCGTGCACTCCCTGGTCGAGATGAACGACGGATCCTGGCTCGCCCAGCTCGGGGTGCCCGACATGCGGGCCCCGATCGCGGTCGCGCTCGCGTGGCCCGAGCGCCTGCCGCTGCTCGACGCGGGCGGCCCGCTGGCCGATCTCGCGCGCCTCGACCTGGCGGCGGCCGCGCGTCTCGACTTCGAGGCGCCGGACCGCGAGCGCTTCCCGTGCCTCGGCCTCGCCTACGCGGCGCTCGCCGCCGGCGAGGCCGCACCGGCCGTGCTGAACGCCGCCAACGAGGCGGCGGTCGCCGCCTTCCTGGCCGGCCGGATCGCCTTTCCCGAGATCGCCGCCACCAACGCGGCCCTCCTCGAGGCGTACGGCGCCCGCTCGAGCGGCGGGGCGCTGCGCGACGTCGGCGACGTGCTCGAGGCCGATGCCTGGGCCCGCGCCCGCGCCCGCGAACGCCTTGGTGCAGGAGAGCCCCCCGGATGA